The Polaribacter tangerinus genome has a segment encoding these proteins:
- a CDS encoding CvpA family protein: MNIFDIIISVFLAFGFVRGVFKGLFVEIASLVALIGGVYGAIHFSDFVANFLKTYIDWKEEYISLAAFALTFVAIIVSVSLLGKLLTKLADFASLGLINKILGGVFGALKFGLILSVVFIFFGKLNNTIPFVNKETLEKSILYEPVKKIVPTLFPSIVNENK; the protein is encoded by the coding sequence TTGAATATATTCGATATTATTATCTCTGTTTTTTTGGCTTTTGGCTTTGTAAGAGGTGTTTTTAAAGGTTTGTTTGTAGAAATAGCCTCACTAGTAGCTCTTATTGGGGGTGTTTATGGAGCTATTCATTTTTCTGACTTTGTGGCTAACTTTTTAAAAACCTACATAGATTGGAAAGAAGAATACATTTCTCTAGCTGCTTTTGCCCTTACTTTTGTAGCTATTATAGTGAGCGTTTCTTTACTAGGAAAACTCCTTACCAAATTAGCAGATTTTGCCTCTTTAGGTTTGATAAATAAAATTCTTGGCGGTGTTTTTGGTGCTTTAAAATTTGGACTAATTTTGAGTGTGGTTTTTATTTTTTTTGGAAAATTAAACAATACAATTCCTTTTGTAAACAAAGAAACTTTAGAAAAATCTATTTTGTATGAACCAGTAAAAAAAATTGTTCCTACACTATTTCCATCAATAGTAAATGAGAATAAATAG
- a CDS encoding VWA domain-containing protein, which translates to MYRIEEPIYFYLLAIIPVMIVVFLLVMWWKRSKQKKFSDSVLLKKLAPNVSSFKTSLKFVFLLLGISFLVISLTNPKMGTKLKTVKREGVDIVFALDVSRSMLAEDIAPNRLEKSKQIISKIIDKLGSDRVGIIIYAGNSYPLLPITTDHAAANMFLQNANPDMVSSQGTAINEALELAKTYYNNDDQTNRFLIMISDGEDHQEETKQVAQNLANEGVKIYTIGVGTERGGPIPMRVNNSMIGYKKDNKGTTVITKRKPTILQEIAAVSEGSYIDGNVTDTPVNEIAEIVANAEKNEFETKQFSDYKDQFQWFLAIALFFLVLDIFLFDKKTKWLRKVDLFNEEDTTK; encoded by the coding sequence ATGTACAGAATAGAAGAACCAATTTATTTTTATTTATTAGCAATTATTCCAGTAATGATTGTGGTGTTTTTGTTGGTAATGTGGTGGAAAAGAAGTAAACAAAAAAAATTTTCAGATAGTGTTCTTTTAAAGAAATTAGCGCCCAATGTTTCCTCATTTAAAACGTCTTTAAAATTTGTTTTTCTATTATTAGGTATATCCTTTTTAGTGATTTCTTTAACCAATCCAAAAATGGGTACCAAGTTAAAAACAGTAAAAAGAGAAGGAGTCGATATTGTTTTTGCTTTAGATGTGTCTAGAAGTATGTTGGCAGAAGATATTGCACCAAATAGATTAGAAAAATCTAAACAGATTATTTCTAAAATTATAGACAAGTTGGGTTCAGATAGGGTAGGTATCATTATTTACGCAGGAAATTCATATCCTTTATTACCCATTACAACAGACCACGCAGCGGCCAATATGTTTTTACAGAATGCCAATCCCGATATGGTTTCTAGTCAAGGAACAGCAATAAATGAAGCATTAGAATTGGCAAAAACATATTACAATAACGATGATCAAACAAATCGATTTTTAATTATGATATCCGATGGAGAAGACCATCAAGAGGAAACCAAACAAGTAGCACAAAATTTAGCAAATGAAGGAGTAAAAATTTATACCATTGGAGTGGGTACAGAAAGAGGTGGCCCAATACCAATGCGTGTAAATAATAGTATGATTGGTTACAAGAAAGATAATAAAGGAACTACAGTAATTACTAAAAGAAAACCTACTATATTACAAGAAATTGCAGCTGTTTCAGAAGGTAGTTATATAGATGGTAATGTAACAGATACTCCTGTAAATGAAATAGCAGAAATTGTTGCAAATGCAGAAAAAAATGAGTTTGAGACCAAACAATTTTCAGATTATAAAGATCAGTTTCAGTGGTTTTTAGCGATTGCTTTATTCTTTTTGGTACTCGATATTTTCTTGTTTGATAAGAAAACAAAATGGCTAAGAAAAGTAGATTTATTTAATGAGGAAGACACCACTAAATAG
- a CDS encoding AAA family ATPase, whose protein sequence is MDVDVRAINEKIERESAFIDILTLEMNKVIVGQKQMVESLLIGLLGNGHILLEGVPGLAKTLAINTLSKAVQASFSRVQFTPDLLPADVVGTMIYNMKQNGFEIKKGPIFANFVLADEINRAPAKVQSALLEAMQERQITIGDTTFKLEEPFLVMATQNPVEQEGTYPLPEAQVDRFMLKVVIDYPKLQDEQLIMRQNLTGGFSSVNPVISVDQILKAREVVNEVYMDEKIEKYILDIIFATRYPEKYNLANLKDLISFGASPRGSINLAKAAKCYAFIKRRGYVIPEDVRAVVIDVLRHRIGITYEAEAENVTSVDIINSIINEVEVP, encoded by the coding sequence ATGGATGTAGATGTAAGAGCTATCAATGAAAAAATAGAAAGAGAGAGTGCCTTTATAGACATTCTTACTTTAGAAATGAACAAAGTAATTGTAGGCCAAAAACAAATGGTAGAAAGTTTGTTAATTGGATTGCTAGGAAACGGACATATTTTATTAGAAGGTGTGCCAGGTTTGGCAAAAACCCTAGCTATTAATACGCTATCTAAAGCTGTACAAGCAAGTTTTAGTAGGGTTCAGTTTACACCAGATTTATTACCTGCCGATGTTGTAGGAACTATGATTTACAACATGAAGCAAAACGGATTTGAAATTAAAAAAGGACCTATTTTTGCAAATTTTGTGTTGGCAGATGAAATTAACCGAGCGCCTGCAAAAGTTCAGTCAGCTTTATTAGAAGCCATGCAAGAACGTCAAATAACTATTGGTGATACTACTTTTAAGTTAGAAGAACCTTTTTTAGTTATGGCAACACAAAACCCTGTAGAACAAGAAGGAACGTATCCTTTACCAGAGGCACAAGTAGACCGTTTTATGCTTAAAGTGGTAATTGATTATCCGAAATTACAAGACGAGCAACTTATTATGCGTCAGAACTTAACTGGCGGATTTTCTTCTGTAAATCCTGTTATTTCTGTTGATCAAATTTTAAAAGCAAGAGAGGTTGTAAATGAAGTATACATGGATGAAAAAATTGAAAAATATATTTTAGATATTATTTTTGCAACACGATATCCGGAAAAATACAACTTAGCAAATTTAAAAGACTTAATAAGTTTTGGTGCCTCGCCTCGTGGAAGTATTAATTTAGCAAAAGCTGCAAAATGTTATGCGTTTATAAAGCGAAGAGGGTATGTAATACCAGAAGATGTTAGAGCAGTTGTTATAGATGTTTTAAGACATAGAATAGGTATTACGTATGAAGCCGAGGCAGAAAATGTAACCTCTGTAGATATTATAAACTCTATTATTAATGAGGTAGAAGTTCCATAG
- a CDS encoding TonB-dependent receptor: protein MTQTKSKKILLFSFLMIFPLFMVAQTIKGKVTDTSGEVLPFMNVVESGTKNGTTTDDNGEFSINVLQLPTKLTVSSLGFKTKTITVSNTSFLTIVIEESSESLEEIVVIGSRNPNRTAVDSPVPIDIVDIKELTNAAPQVNLNQILNFVAPSFTSNTQTISDGTDHVDPASLRGLGPDQVLVLINGKRRHTSSLINVNGTFGRGSVGTDLNAIPASAIKRLEVLRDGAAAQYGSDAIAGVINIVLNESVNELSMAVTTGANFSKNANSQTGGVDGQTTNISASYGLPLGENGGFINFSGDFDIREDYNRMKEWEGGIFNGYNVVERFANNANYDTSRFLSLSNGLDPASAEYATILGDLKGFANAAGFTTSPTDGLAEMRTILKGDATTSELNARGLQRTDFNMRVGQSRVRGGRFFANFKLPLDDNGTEVYSFAGMSSRTGNSAGFYRLPNQSRTYTPAYINGFLPEINSTISDQSLAVGIKGKIGEWNVDFSNTYGKNAFDFTIGNTYNASQGNASPTTFDAGGFSFSQNTTNLDLSKFYENTFKGLGVAFGGEHRVENYEIIAGQEDSYTQYQADGQPFTGITGTSPLKDFFGNSRPGGSQVFPGFGPKNELNRQRSSVAAYVDLDATLTEALSTTFATRYENYSDFGSTLNFKLASIYKFSDNFRLRASFNTGFRAPSLHQLNYNSTSTIFQDGIPVEVGTFANDSKAAQLLGIPQLKEETSNSFSAGFTAKLPESNLTFTVDGYIVNINDRVVYTGQFKPTLNDNGTPNNSNDDFPIDAANQELSDLLVQANANAASFFANAIDTRSTGIDIVVTHKATFGDNVRLKTDLAGTFSQTRQQGDIKSSQVLRDAGQEGTYFPEDSRIFLEEAVPRTKVNLTNSLTSGKFNVFLRNVYFGEVSEATNSIANQQQFSSKVVTDLSLGYKATEDLTLTIGANNLLDVYPDRAIEANRSGGRFDWSRRSQQFGIGGRFLFARVSFNIK, encoded by the coding sequence ATGACTCAAACAAAATCAAAAAAAATTCTACTATTTTCATTTTTAATGATTTTTCCATTATTTATGGTGGCACAAACCATTAAAGGTAAAGTTACAGACACCTCTGGTGAGGTACTTCCTTTTATGAATGTTGTAGAAAGCGGAACAAAAAACGGAACAACAACCGATGATAATGGAGAGTTCTCCATTAATGTATTACAATTACCAACAAAACTTACGGTTTCTTCACTTGGTTTTAAAACCAAAACAATTACAGTAAGTAATACTTCTTTTTTAACTATTGTTATAGAAGAGAGCAGCGAATCTTTAGAAGAAATAGTTGTAATTGGCTCTAGAAATCCTAACAGAACTGCAGTAGATTCTCCTGTGCCAATAGATATTGTTGATATTAAAGAACTTACAAATGCAGCGCCACAAGTAAATTTAAATCAGATTTTAAATTTTGTAGCTCCTTCATTTACATCAAACACACAAACAATTTCAGATGGTACCGATCACGTAGATCCTGCTTCTTTAAGAGGTCTTGGACCAGATCAAGTTTTGGTATTAATTAACGGAAAAAGAAGACATACTTCTTCTTTAATTAACGTAAACGGAACTTTTGGTAGAGGTTCTGTTGGTACCGACCTAAATGCAATACCTGCTTCTGCAATAAAAAGGTTAGAAGTTTTAAGAGATGGTGCTGCTGCGCAATATGGTTCTGATGCCATTGCTGGGGTAATTAATATTGTTTTAAACGAATCTGTAAACGAGCTTTCTATGGCAGTTACTACTGGTGCAAACTTTAGTAAAAATGCTAATTCTCAAACAGGTGGAGTAGACGGACAAACTACAAATATTAGCGCTAGTTATGGTTTACCATTGGGCGAAAATGGTGGTTTTATTAATTTTTCTGGGGATTTTGATATTCGTGAAGATTATAATAGAATGAAAGAATGGGAAGGCGGTATTTTTAATGGGTACAATGTCGTTGAACGCTTTGCGAATAATGCAAATTATGATACTTCTAGGTTTTTATCATTATCTAATGGATTAGATCCTGCTTCTGCAGAATATGCAACCATTTTAGGAGACCTTAAAGGGTTTGCAAATGCTGCTGGTTTTACAACTTCTCCTACCGATGGTTTGGCAGAAATGAGAACCATACTAAAAGGAGATGCTACTACATCCGAATTAAATGCAAGAGGCTTACAAAGAACAGATTTTAACATGAGAGTTGGACAATCTAGAGTTCGTGGTGGAAGATTCTTTGCAAATTTTAAACTACCTTTAGACGACAATGGTACAGAAGTGTATTCTTTTGCAGGAATGAGCTCTAGAACGGGTAATTCTGCAGGTTTTTACAGATTACCTAACCAAAGTAGAACATACACACCTGCCTACATTAATGGTTTTTTACCTGAAATAAATTCTACCATTTCAGATCAGTCTCTTGCTGTTGGTATAAAAGGTAAAATAGGTGAATGGAATGTAGATTTCTCAAATACATACGGTAAAAATGCATTTGATTTTACAATCGGAAACACTTATAACGCCTCTCAAGGTAACGCATCGCCAACAACATTTGATGCTGGTGGATTTTCTTTTTCACAAAATACTACAAACCTAGATCTTTCTAAATTCTATGAAAATACTTTTAAAGGTTTAGGAGTTGCTTTTGGTGGTGAACACCGTGTAGAAAATTATGAAATAATTGCTGGTCAGGAAGATTCTTACACACAATATCAAGCAGACGGACAACCGTTTACTGGTATTACTGGCACCAGTCCTTTAAAAGATTTCTTTGGTAATTCTAGACCTGGTGGTTCTCAAGTTTTTCCTGGTTTCGGACCAAAAAACGAACTTAATAGACAACGTAGTAGTGTAGCTGCTTATGTAGATTTAGATGCAACGTTAACAGAAGCATTATCAACTACTTTTGCTACTAGATATGAAAATTATTCTGATTTCGGATCTACGTTAAACTTTAAACTTGCGTCTATTTATAAGTTTTCAGACAATTTTAGACTTAGAGCTTCTTTTAACACTGGTTTTAGAGCTCCTTCTTTACATCAACTTAATTACAATTCTACTTCTACAATTTTTCAAGACGGAATTCCTGTAGAGGTTGGTACTTTTGCTAATGATAGTAAAGCAGCACAATTATTAGGTATACCTCAACTGAAAGAAGAAACTTCTAATAGTTTTAGCGCTGGTTTTACAGCAAAACTACCAGAATCTAACTTAACATTTACAGTAGATGGTTACATTGTAAATATAAATGATAGAGTTGTATACACCGGTCAGTTTAAACCAACTTTAAACGACAATGGTACTCCAAATAATAGTAATGATGATTTTCCTATTGATGCTGCAAACCAAGAACTTTCAGATTTATTGGTTCAAGCAAATGCAAATGCTGCCTCTTTCTTTGCCAATGCAATTGATACAAGATCTACAGGTATAGATATTGTGGTTACTCACAAAGCTACTTTTGGTGATAATGTTAGATTAAAGACAGATTTAGCGGGTACTTTTTCTCAAACTAGACAACAAGGCGACATTAAATCCTCTCAAGTTCTTAGAGATGCTGGTCAGGAAGGAACATATTTTCCTGAGGATAGTAGAATATTTTTAGAGGAAGCTGTACCAAGAACAAAAGTAAACTTAACCAATAGCTTAACAAGTGGTAAGTTTAATGTATTCTTAAGAAACGTATATTTTGGTGAAGTATCTGAAGCTACAAACAGTATTGCAAATCAGCAACAATTTAGCTCTAAAGTAGTTACCGATTTATCTTTAGGATATAAAGCTACTGAAGATTTAACACTTACAATAGGTGCTAATAACTTGCTAGATGTTTACCCAGACAGAGCAATAGAAGCTAACAGAAGTGGAGGCCGTTTTGATTGGTCTAGAAGATCTCAACAGTTTGGTATTGGTGGTAGATTCTTATTTGCAAGAGTAAGTTTTAACATAAAGTAA
- a CDS encoding DUF58 domain-containing protein — MDTKEILKKVRKIEIKTKRLSNDIFGGEYHSSFKGRGMTFSEVRKYQFGDDVRAIDWNVTARYNEPYIKVFEEERELTMMLLVDVSGSELFGTSSQFKKDTVTEIAATLAFSATQNNDKVGLILFSDAIELFIPPKKGKSHVLRIIRELIEFKPKSKKTNIAVALKFLSSVLKKRAIVFMLSDFMDDDYEKTLKIAANKHDLTGIRVFDKYDDEIPNLGMVPMLDAESGAIQLVNTAAASVRNSYKENALRLSNYYKSMFKRSGAGAVNARVDENYVKILLGYFKNKGR, encoded by the coding sequence ATGGATACAAAAGAGATACTTAAAAAAGTACGAAAAATTGAAATCAAGACAAAACGTTTGTCTAATGATATTTTTGGTGGCGAATATCACTCGTCTTTTAAAGGACGTGGTATGACTTTTTCTGAAGTAAGAAAATATCAGTTTGGCGATGATGTAAGAGCTATTGATTGGAATGTTACGGCTCGTTACAACGAACCATATATAAAAGTTTTTGAAGAAGAAAGAGAGCTAACCATGATGCTTTTAGTAGATGTATCTGGCTCCGAACTTTTTGGTACATCATCACAATTTAAAAAAGATACTGTTACAGAAATAGCGGCTACATTGGCTTTTTCCGCAACTCAAAATAACGATAAAGTTGGGTTGATACTTTTTTCTGATGCTATAGAATTATTTATTCCACCTAAAAAAGGTAAAAGTCATGTTTTAAGAATTATAAGAGAATTAATTGAGTTTAAACCGAAAAGCAAAAAAACAAATATAGCAGTTGCACTTAAATTTTTATCGAGTGTGTTAAAAAAGCGAGCTATTGTTTTTATGTTGTCAGATTTTATGGATGATGATTATGAAAAAACACTTAAAATTGCTGCCAATAAGCATGATTTAACAGGAATTCGTGTGTTCGATAAGTACGATGATGAAATTCCGAATTTAGGAATGGTACCAATGTTAGATGCAGAGTCTGGTGCCATACAATTAGTAAATACTGCTGCTGCATCGGTACGAAATAGTTATAAAGAGAATGCTTTACGACTGTCTAATTATTACAAAAGTATGTTTAAACGAAGTGGGGCAGGAGCTGTAAATGCAAGAGTAGATGAGAATTACGTAAAAATATTATTGGGTTATTTTAAAAATAAAGGAAGATAA
- a CDS encoding SH3 domain-containing protein translates to MKKIVFLLGLLTTSLFAQTTDSLFYEANDLYKNGAFEDAIKKYEAILEKDLVSAELYYNLGNSYYKLNKVGPTIYYYEKALKIDPTNADVKNNLIFAKRLALDNIEEVPKTVFQKINSNFLQKLTFNEWAVVSVVLSFVAVLLFFLFYFANATTKKRLFFTCSMLSFLALIFTLVITYQQYQFFNKNKEAIIFAEETVIRNAPTVNSEEVFTLHEGTKVMVLDALDNWKKIKIADGKLGWIISDELKIID, encoded by the coding sequence ATGAAAAAAATAGTTTTTTTATTAGGGTTGCTTACCACTAGTTTGTTTGCACAAACTACAGATAGTTTATTTTATGAGGCGAATGATTTGTATAAAAACGGAGCATTTGAAGATGCCATAAAGAAATACGAAGCAATTTTAGAAAAAGACCTTGTTTCTGCAGAATTATATTACAATTTAGGCAATTCTTACTACAAGCTAAATAAAGTTGGTCCTACAATTTATTATTATGAAAAAGCCTTAAAAATAGATCCTACAAATGCCGATGTAAAAAATAATTTAATTTTTGCAAAGCGCCTAGCATTAGATAATATAGAAGAGGTTCCTAAAACTGTTTTTCAAAAAATTAATAGTAACTTTTTACAAAAGTTAACTTTTAATGAATGGGCGGTTGTATCGGTAGTTTTATCATTTGTTGCTGTATTGCTGTTTTTTCTTTTTTATTTTGCCAACGCTACCACAAAAAAGCGACTTTTTTTTACGTGTAGCATGCTTTCTTTTTTGGCTTTAATTTTTACTTTGGTAATCACTTATCAGCAATATCAATTTTTTAATAAGAATAAAGAAGCCATTATTTTTGCAGAGGAAACAGTAATAAGAAATGCCCCAACAGTAAATTCAGAAGAGGTTTTTACGCTTCATGAAGGTACCAAAGTAATGGTTTTAGACGCTTTAGATAATTGGAAAAAAATTAAAATTGCAGACGGTAAATTAGGGTGGATTATATCGGACGAGTTAAAAATAATAGATTAA
- a CDS encoding BatD family protein, which translates to MKFKLEVILLFCLFSLGLTAQEPTIKASVSKNKLGVNQRLRVQFSIDTQGGENFTPPNFENFRVVGGPSQSVSQSISSTPQGRQVVFSQSYTYILQPKRKGELTIGKATVKIGGKTIASEPVKIIVLDAVEIPKDPNDPNYVAQQNIHLVAEISDARPYVGEGIYVEYRLYVSENVSVYDTNVTEAPKYNGFWNQDIEITSFPVKTGKYNGEDYRYIVLQKALLIPTKTGKLSIDPMKMDIVIGVPSGRTDFFGNVITSNVRKEFASTKKIVRPKSLPLEGKPANFNGAVGDFNFNVSLSKEVLKANETSEVTVTVAGKGNLKLFELPTIVTPSELEMYQPERKEKVRINANGITGTVTDTYTVVPQYKGKYKIPSVAFSYFNPKERAYKTISTDDFYVDVLQGKELVVANNNAVQKQTVVTTGNNFRFIATKTIFSENSSSNFYLSKLFYFLLIFPLVLIPVGVIINRKNEERSNDIVGNKTRKAQRLAKKYLSEAKKQLGKKEAFYEALERALHNYLKAKLGIETAEISKERITEILEDKQVAKEDIHQFIEVLKSSDFARYTPFTATQMQEEFERASKVIVLLDKQL; encoded by the coding sequence ATGAAATTTAAATTAGAGGTCATATTGTTATTTTGCCTGTTTTCTTTAGGGTTAACAGCACAAGAACCTACTATAAAAGCTAGTGTAAGTAAAAATAAACTAGGTGTAAATCAGCGTTTGCGAGTTCAATTTTCTATAGATACTCAAGGAGGTGAAAATTTTACACCACCCAACTTCGAAAACTTTAGAGTAGTAGGTGGTCCTAGTCAATCTGTTAGTCAGAGCATTAGCAGTACTCCACAGGGTAGACAAGTTGTTTTTTCTCAGTCTTACACTTATATTTTACAGCCAAAAAGAAAAGGTGAACTTACTATTGGTAAGGCAACTGTAAAAATCGGAGGCAAAACAATAGCTTCAGAACCCGTAAAAATTATTGTATTAGATGCTGTAGAAATTCCAAAAGATCCGAATGACCCAAATTATGTAGCACAGCAAAATATTCATTTAGTAGCAGAAATATCTGATGCAAGGCCCTACGTAGGAGAAGGCATTTATGTAGAGTACCGATTGTATGTGAGTGAAAATGTAAGTGTTTATGACACAAATGTAACAGAAGCACCCAAATACAATGGTTTTTGGAATCAAGATATAGAAATAACCTCTTTCCCTGTAAAAACAGGAAAATATAATGGAGAAGATTATAGATATATTGTTTTACAAAAAGCACTTTTAATACCTACTAAAACCGGAAAATTAAGTATCGATCCAATGAAGATGGATATTGTAATTGGTGTGCCATCTGGTCGTACCGATTTTTTCGGAAATGTAATAACTAGTAATGTTAGAAAAGAATTTGCTTCAACAAAAAAAATTGTACGTCCGAAAAGCCTTCCTTTAGAGGGTAAACCAGCCAATTTTAATGGTGCTGTTGGAGATTTTAATTTTAATGTTTCTTTAAGTAAAGAGGTTTTAAAAGCCAATGAAACTAGTGAGGTAACAGTAACTGTTGCTGGTAAAGGAAATCTAAAACTATTTGAATTACCTACTATTGTTACCCCGTCAGAATTAGAAATGTACCAACCAGAAAGAAAAGAGAAAGTACGAATAAATGCCAACGGAATTACTGGTACTGTTACAGATACTTACACGGTGGTTCCGCAATATAAAGGAAAATACAAGATTCCGAGTGTTGCATTTTCTTATTTTAATCCTAAAGAAAGAGCGTATAAAACAATTTCTACAGATGATTTTTATGTAGATGTTCTTCAAGGTAAAGAGTTGGTTGTTGCGAATAATAATGCGGTTCAAAAACAAACTGTAGTTACTACCGGAAATAATTTCCGTTTTATTGCTACAAAAACAATTTTTTCAGAAAATAGTTCTTCAAATTTTTACCTATCAAAACTTTTCTATTTTTTATTGATATTTCCTTTAGTGTTAATCCCTGTAGGAGTAATCATCAATAGAAAAAATGAAGAAAGGAGTAATGATATTGTTGGAAACAAAACAAGAAAAGCACAAAGACTTGCCAAAAAGTATCTATCAGAAGCGAAGAAACAATTAGGTAAAAAAGAGGCTTTTTACGAGGCTTTAGAAAGGGCGTTACATAATTATTTAAAAGCAAAATTAGGCATAGAAACTGCAGAGATAAGCAAAGAGAGAATTACCGAAATATTAGAGGATAAACAGGTGGCAAAAGAAGATATTCATCAATTTATTGAAGTATTAAAGAGTTCCGATTTTGCTCGATACACTCCTTTTACAGCTACTCAAATGCAAGAAGAGTTTGAGAGAGCTAGTAAAGTTATTGTTCTTTTAGACAAACAATTATAG
- a CDS encoding tetratricopeptide repeat protein has product MKHFIHLFIVFLVLFSTEEIKAQKDSITQQRTARKMLRQGNELYKKEQYTDASVAYQKALGSNSNYDKAAYNLGNALYQSKNFKEAIPQYELTAKTAKDKFTKAEAYHNLGNAMMESKNYQAAVDAFKNSLRNNPNDDETRYNLAVAKQLLEKEKKENKNDKNKDNKDDKDNKDDKNKDNKDNKDNKDNKDNKNKDNKDKDKDGKGDKDKDKKDPKNDEKKNPKKQQPQQGKMSPQQVKQLLESLNNEEKKTQKKMNAKKARGKKVKQEKDW; this is encoded by the coding sequence ATGAAACACTTCATACACTTATTTATAGTTTTTTTAGTGCTTTTTTCAACAGAAGAAATAAAAGCCCAGAAAGATAGCATTACCCAACAAAGAACTGCAAGAAAAATGCTTAGACAAGGTAATGAATTGTATAAAAAAGAGCAATATACCGACGCCTCTGTAGCATATCAAAAGGCATTAGGTAGTAACTCAAACTACGATAAAGCAGCTTATAATTTAGGAAATGCTTTGTACCAAAGTAAAAACTTTAAAGAGGCAATTCCTCAATATGAGCTCACAGCAAAAACAGCTAAAGATAAATTTACAAAGGCAGAAGCATACCATAATTTAGGAAATGCTATGATGGAGTCTAAGAATTATCAAGCAGCGGTAGATGCGTTTAAAAATTCATTAAGAAACAACCCTAATGACGATGAAACACGATATAATTTGGCTGTTGCAAAGCAATTACTAGAAAAGGAAAAAAAAGAGAATAAAAACGATAAAAACAAAGACAACAAAGACGATAAAGACAACAAAGACGATAAAAACAAAGATAATAAAGATAATAAGGATAATAAGGACAACAAAGACAACAAAAATAAAGACAATAAAGACAAGGATAAAGACGGAAAAGGAGACAAAGATAAAGACAAAAAAGACCCTAAGAACGATGAGAAAAAGAATCCTAAAAAGCAGCAACCACAACAAGGTAAAATGTCTCCGCAGCAAGTAAAACAGCTGCTAGAAAGTCTTAATAACGAAGAGAAAAAGACACAGAAAAAGATGAATGCTAAAAAGGCAAGAGGTAAAAAAGTAAAACAAGAAAAAGACTGGTAA
- a CDS encoding vWA domain-containing protein, giving the protein MDWSKFEFYSPEFLWLLILIPLLGVWHFFMRKKDVALLTMPSIKGFKSTSLLPKLKPVLYLLRLLALAAVIIALARPRNVSVSKKTKSNRGIDIVMAIDVSASMLARDLKPNRLEALKKVAINFVDRRPNDRIGIVVYAGESFTQTPITSDNGIVKNTISELKWGQLEGGTAIGMGLGSGVNRLKDSKAKSKVIILLTDGVNNAGNIDPRTATELAKELGVKVYTIGIGTNGMADTPWSRDPRTGKLNFRKQQVQIDEKLLQEIAEQTDGQYFRATDNDSLQEIYDEIDKLEKTKIEEFKYYNYQEKFRIFALLGLVLLGIEFILKNTIFKSFI; this is encoded by the coding sequence ATGGATTGGAGTAAGTTCGAGTTTTACAGTCCGGAGTTTTTATGGCTACTAATTTTGATACCATTATTAGGAGTTTGGCATTTTTTTATGCGAAAAAAAGATGTTGCACTATTAACAATGCCAAGTATAAAAGGTTTTAAATCGACCTCTTTACTACCAAAGCTAAAACCTGTTTTGTATTTGTTAAGGTTATTGGCATTGGCAGCAGTAATTATTGCATTGGCAAGACCCAGAAATGTATCTGTAAGTAAAAAAACAAAATCGAATAGAGGTATAGATATTGTTATGGCAATAGATGTTTCTGCAAGTATGTTGGCAAGAGATTTAAAGCCAAACAGATTAGAAGCATTAAAAAAAGTGGCTATAAATTTTGTAGATAGAAGGCCAAACGACAGAATCGGAATTGTGGTGTATGCAGGAGAAAGTTTTACACAAACACCAATAACTAGTGATAACGGAATTGTAAAAAATACAATTTCTGAATTAAAATGGGGGCAATTAGAAGGAGGAACAGCTATTGGTATGGGATTAGGTTCTGGTGTAAACAGATTAAAAGACAGTAAAGCAAAAAGCAAAGTAATTATTTTGTTGACCGATGGTGTAAATAATGCCGGTAATATAGATCCAAGAACAGCTACAGAATTAGCAAAAGAACTAGGTGTAAAAGTGTATACTATTGGTATTGGAACCAACGGTATGGCAGATACACCATGGAGTAGAGACCCTAGAACAGGAAAACTAAATTTTAGAAAACAACAAGTACAAATAGACGAGAAGTTGTTGCAAGAAATAGCAGAACAAACAGATGGGCAATACTTTAGAGCTACCGACAACGACTCTTTACAAGAAATTTATGACGAGATAGACAAGCTAGAAAAAACAAAAATAGAAGAGTTTAAGTATTATAATTATCAAGAAAAGTTTCGAATATTTGCTTTGTTAGGTTTGGTGCTTTTAGGAATAGAATTTATTCTAAAAAACACCATTTTTAAGAGTTTCATATAA